The Elaeis guineensis isolate ETL-2024a chromosome 13, EG11, whole genome shotgun sequence genome includes a region encoding these proteins:
- the LOC105056780 gene encoding ABC transporter G family member 1 codes for MASPFPVPRWTPSPSPTRPLRPLVVEEDDIEMHDLRTSVDARGGIDRSFPFSGTFAPPPHVHPRFHHDSREEFESLPEMDVVNTSFKEKVPSWGVVGHEDLESNHKNNPGVFLTWEDLWVSASDGKGGRVPILRGLNGYASPGEVLAIMGPSGCGKSTLLDTLAGRLGSNVGQRGEILINGQKQKLAFGTSAYVTQDDVLMTTLTIREAVYYSAQLQLPESMSRAEKRERAEATIREMGLGGAMDTRIGGWASKGISGGQKRRVSICMEILTRPELLFLDEPTSGLDSAASYHVMNRISRLARREGMTVVAAIHQPSSEVFDLFHGLCLLAYGETVYFGPASTTSEFFALNGFPCPPHRNPSDHYLRTINKDFEKDIEEGPKVNPITTAEVIETLVKSYKSSIISQQVAQQIAEIRGRGGALVKKGSQASFLTQSLVLTRRSFVNMYRDLGYYWLRFAIYIALCLCVGTIYHDVGHTYGSIQARGSMLMFIAAFLTFMAIGGFPSFVEDMKVFGRERLNGHYGVTAFVIANTLSATPYLALISVAPGAMAYYLVGLQRRIDHFAYFALVLFMCMMLVEGLMMIVASIVPDFLMGIITGAGIQGVMMLNGGFFRLPDDLPKPVWRYPMYYIAFHKYANQGFYKNEFLGLTFPNNQAGGPPTITGEEILRDTWQVEMGYSKWIDLAILFGMVILYRVLFLLIVKITEKVKPMMNALLVKPPKQSTHVMERPSSGRSE; via the exons ATGGCTTCTCCCTTCCCCGTGCCCAGATGGACTCCAAGCCCAAGCCCTACGAGGCCTCTCCGCCCTCTGGTCGTCGAAGAAGACGACATAGAGATGCATGACTTGAGGACCAGCGTCGATGCTCGGGGAGGCATCGACAGGTCATTCCCTTTCAGTGGTACATTTGCTCCTCCACCCCATGTTCACCCTCGCTTTCATCACGACAGCCGAGAAGAATTCGAGAGCTTGCCGGAGATGGATGTGGTGAACACGTCGTTCAAAGAGAAGGTACCAAGCTGGGGCGTGGTTGGCCATGAAGACCTCGAGAGCAACCACAAAAATAATCCTGGTGTCTTCCTCACATGGGAAGATCTCTGGGTCTCGGCATCGGATGGCAAAGGAGGGCGTGTCCCGATCCTTCGCGGGCTTAATGGTTATGCAAGCCCGGGTGAGGTCTTGGCCATCATGGGACCATCCGGTTGTGGCAAGTCTACACTTCTTGACACGCTTGCAG GAAGACTAGGATCAAACGTAGGCCAAAGGGGAGAAATCTTAATCAATGGCCAAAAGCAGAAACTTGCATTTGGGACATCA GCTTATGTGACACAAGATGATGTACTGATGACGACGCTCACCATCAGAGAAGCTGTGTACTACTCGGCACAGCTCCAGCTGCCGGAATCCATGTCGAGGGCCGAGAAGAGGGAGAGGGCGGAGGCGACCATCCGAGAGATGGGGTTGGGAGGCGCCATGGATACAAGGATAGGGGGGTGGGCTTCCAAGGGCATCAGTGGTGGCCAGAAGAGGAGAGTGAGCATCTGCATGGAGATTCTGACCAGGCCTGAGCTTCTCTTCCTCGACGAGCCGACCAGCGGGCTCGACAGCGCTGCGTCGTACCATGTGATGAACAGGATATCCAGGCTAGCTCGCCGGGAGGGGATGACCGTCGTCGCGGCCATCCACCAGCCCAGCAGTGAAGTTTTTGATCTCTTTCATGGCCTTTGCCTCCTGGCTTACGGCGAAACGGTGTACTTTGGCCCAGCTTCAACGACCAGCGAG TTCTTCGCTTTGAATGGCTTCCCGTGTCCACCTCATCGAAATCCTTCAGATCATTACCTTAGGACAATCAACAAAGACTTTGAGAAG GATATCGAAGAAGGCCCTAAAGTTAATCCAATAACCACGGCTGAAGTAATTGAGACCCTTGTGAAATCTTATAAGTCCTCCATTATTTCACAACAAGTAGCTCAACAAATTGCAGAGATTCGTGGAAGG GGAGGAGCTCTGGTGAAGAAAGGAAGTCAAGCTAGCTTCTTAACTCAATCCCTGGTCCTCACCAGAAGGTCCTTTGTGAACATGTACAGAGATTTGGGCTACTACTGGTTGCGATTTGCCATTTATATTGCGCTTTGCCTCTGTGTAGGCACCATATACCATGATGTTGGCCATACTTATGGTTCAATTCAG GCCAGAGGTTCTATGCTCATGTTCATAGCTGCATTCCTGACTTTTATGGCAATAGGGGGATTTCCATCTTTCGTGGAGGACATGAAG GTCTTTGGACGAGAAAGACTGAACGGGCATTATGGTGTCACTGCATTTGTGATCGCCAACACTCTTTCTGCCACTCCATACTTGGCTCTCATCTCTGTAGCACCAGGGGCCATGGCCTACTACCTTGTTGGCCTTCAGAGGAGAATAGATCACTTTGCCTACTTTGCTCTGGTGCTGTTCATGTGCATGATGCTAGTTGAGGGCTTGATGATGATTGTTGCAAGCATCGTCCCAGACTTCCTGATGGGCATCATAACTGGGGCTGGAATCCAGGGAGTGATGATGCTGAACGGCGGCTTCTTCCGGTTGCCCGACGACCTCCCCAAGCCGGTGTGGCGATATCCGATGTACTACATTGCCTTCCATAAGTATGCTAACCAAGGCTTCTACAAGAATGAGTTCTTGGGTCTAACTTTCCCCAACAACCAAGCAGGGGGCCCTCCCACCATTACTGGTGAAGAGATTCTGAGAGACACCTGGCAAGTTGAAATGGGGTACTCCAAGTGGATTGATCTTGCTATATTATTCGGTATGGTTATTCTGTATAGGGTCTTATTCTTGCTCATTGTAAAGATAACGGAGAAGGTTAAGCCCATGATGAATGCTCTACTGGTGAAGCCTCCTAAGCAATCCACCCATGTTATGGAGCGGCCGTCGTCTGGACGCTCAGAGTGA